Proteins encoded in a region of the Tachyglossus aculeatus isolate mTacAcu1 chromosome 11, mTacAcu1.pri, whole genome shotgun sequence genome:
- the LOC119935221 gene encoding LOW QUALITY PROTEIN: antimicrobial peptide NK-lysin-like (The sequence of the model RefSeq protein was modified relative to this genomic sequence to represent the inferred CDS: inserted 1 base in 1 codon) codes for MAAFLLLLSLTLLASPAWAGADLIPKGHQQQHHQDSHFMEDLLDQNMSPRLICRSCQFIMTKLKDLVEDNSNDMEEIKQAEKRVCKYVSFYLRLACKKLMKKFFLPIARDFFAHKSPQEVCVDIKICKPKEGPERYGSEQGSGYREPXTLARIQHQDTREKIWESESTLEKRSLEGERPQPASRSLRRY; via the exons ATGGcagcttttcttctgctcctctccctgaCCCTCCTGGCCAGCCCAG CCTGGGCCGGCGCAGACCTGATTCCCAAGGGACACCAGCAGCAGCACCATCAAGACAGCCACTTCATG GAGGACCTGCTTGACCAGAACATGTCACCCCGTTTGATCTGCCGCAGCTGTCAATTCATCATGACGAAGCTTAAGGACCTGGTTGAGGACAATTCTAACGATATG GAGGAGATTAAGCAGGCAGAGAAGCGGGTGTGCAAGTATGTGAGCTTCTACCTCCGGCTGGCGTGCAAGAAACTCATGAAGAAATTCTTCCTCCCCATCGCCAGGGACTTCTTCGCCCATAAGTCTCCCCAGGAGGTCTGTGTGGACATCAAGATCTGCAAGCCTAAGGAAG GCCCTGAGAGGTATGGTTCAGAGCAGGGGAGTGGATACAGGGAGC TTACCCTAGCCCGAATACAGC ACCAGGACACCAGGGAGAAGATCTGGGAGTCCGAATCCACCCTTGAGAAGAGGAGTCTGGAGGGAGAGCGGCCCCAGCCCGCCAGCCGGTCCCTCCGGAGATACTGA
- the LOC119935038 gene encoding antimicrobial peptide NK-lysin-like has product MPGPLHLLLALLLLGSPGSESLAAPTFDSLHQDPASRCREARGHLPEGPGPCHLAPGLQSEEPFIKCVTCKMVVQKIVASVGEDPSPENIKEVGNKVCARLGRFLRPVCKKFIRKFLDMITQGIEEGKEAKEICVDIHLCKGSSGYNSR; this is encoded by the exons ATGCCGGGCCCACTCCACCTGCTCCTCGCCCTGCTCCTCTTGGGCAGCCCAG GCTCCGAGTCCCTCGCGGCGCCTACCTTCGACAGCCTCCACCAGGACCCGGCGAGCCGGTGCCGAGAGGCCCGGGGCCACCTGCCAGAGGGCCCCGGCCCCTGCCACCTGGCCCCC GGCCTCCAGAGCGAGGAACCGTTTATCAAGTGTGTGACGTGCAAGATGGTGGTGCAGAAGATAGTGGCCTCCGTGGGAGAAGACCCCAGCCCC GAGAACATTAAGGAAGTGGGAAACAAGGTCTGCGCCCGACTGGGCCGCTTCCTGCGCCCTGTCTGCAAGAAGTTCATTCGTAAATTCCTCGACATGATCACCCAGGGCAttgaggagggcaaggaggccAAGGAGATTTGTGTGGACATCCACTTGTGCAAGGGGTCATCTG GCTACAACTCGAGATAG